The Macaca nemestrina isolate mMacNem1 chromosome 12, mMacNem.hap1, whole genome shotgun sequence genome contains a region encoding:
- the LOC105471682 gene encoding MAP kinase-activating death domain protein isoform X24, with protein MVQKKKFCPRLLDYLVIVGARHPSSDSVAQTPELLRRYPLEDHAEFPLPPDVVFFCQPEGCLSVRQRRMSLRDDTSFVFTLTDKDTGVTRYGICVNFYRSFQKRIPKEKGEGGAGSHGKEGTRATCASEEGGTESSESGSSRQPPSADSTPDVNQSPRGKRRAKAGSRSRNSTLTSLCVLSHYPFFSTFRECLYTLKRLVDCCSERLLGKKLGIPRGVQRDTMWRIFTGSLLVEEKSSALLHDLREIEAWIYRLLRSPVPVSGQKRVDIEVLPQELQPALTFALPDPSRFTLVDFPLHLPLELLGVDACLQVLTCILLEHKVVLQSRDYNALSMSVMAFVAMIYPLEYMFPVIPLLPTCMASAEQLLLAPTPYIIGVPASFFLYKLDFKMPDDVWLVDLDSNRVIAPTNAEVLPILPEPESLELKKHLKQALASMSLNTQPILNLEKFHEGQEIPLLLGRPSNDLQSTPSTEFNPLIYGNDVDSVDVATRVAMVRFFNSANVLQGFQMHTRTLRLFPRPVVAFQAGSFLASRPRQTPFAEKLARTQAVEYFGEWILNPTNYAFQRIHNNMFDPALIGDKPKWYAHQLQPIHYRVYDSNSQLAEALSVPPERDSDSEPTDDSGSDSMDYDDSSSSYSSLGDFVSEMMKCDINGDTPNVDPLTHAALGDASEVEIDELQNQKEAEEPGLDSENSQENPPLRSSSSTTASSSPSTIIHGANSEPADSTEMDDKAAVGVSKPLPSVPPSIGKSNVDRRQAEIGEGSVRRRIYDNPYFEPQYGFPPEEDEDEQGESYTPRFSQHVSGNRAQKLLRPNSLRLASDSDAESDSRASSPNSTVSNTSTEGFGGIMSFASSLYRNHSTSFSLSNLTLPTKGVREKATPFPSLKVFGLNTLMEIVTEAGPGSGEGNRRALVDQKSSVIKHSPTVKREPPSPQGRSSNSSENQQFLKEVVHNVLDGQGVGWLNMKKVRRLLESEQLRVFVLSKLNRTVQSEDDARQDIIPDVEVSRKVYKGMLDLLKCTILSLEQSYAHAGLGGMASIFGLLEIAQTHYYSKEPDKRKRSPTESVNTPVGKDPGLAGRGDPKAMAQLRVPQVGPRAPSATGKGPKELDTRSLKEENFIASIELWNKHQEVKKQKALEKQRPEVIKPVFDLGETEEKKSQISADSGVSLTSSSQRTDQDSVISVSPAVMIRSSSQDSEVSNSSGETLGADSDLSSNAGDGPGGEGSVHLASSRGTLSDSEIETNSATSTIFGKAHSLKPSVKEKLAGSPIRTSEDVSQRVYLYEGLLGRDKGSMWDQLEDAAMETFSISKERSTLWDQMQFWEDAFLDAVMLEREGMGMDQGPQEMIDRYLSLGEHDRKRLEDDEDRLLATLLHNLISYMLLMKVNKNDIRKKVRRLMGKSHIGLVYSQQINEVLDQLANLNGRDLSIWSSGSRHMKKQTFVVHAGTDTNGDIFFMEVCDDCVVLRSNIGTVYERWWYEKLINMTYCPKTKVLCLWRRNGSETQLNKFYTKKCRELYYCVKDSMERAAARQQSIKPGPELGGEFPVQDMKTGEGGLLQVTLEGINLKFMHNQFLKLKKW; from the exons GCACCCGAGCAGTGACAGCGTGGCCCAGACTCCTGAACTGCTACGACGATACCCCTTAGAGGATCACGCTGAGTTTCCCCTGCCCCCAGACGTCGTGTTCTTCTGTCAGCCCGAGGGCTGCCTGAGCGTGCGGCAGCGGCGCATGAGCCTCCGGGATGATACCTCTTTTGTCTTCACCCTCACTGACAAGGACACTGGAGTCACGCGATACGGCATCTGTGTTAACTTCTACCGCTCCTTCCAGAAGCGAATCCCTaaggagaagggggaaggggggGCAGGGTCCCATGGGAAGGAAGGAACCCGCGCCACCTGTGCCTCAGAAGAGGGTGGCACTGAGAGCTCAGAGAGTGGCTCATCCCGGCAGCCTCCCAGTGCCGACTCTACCCCTGATGTGAACCAGTCTCCTCGGGGCAAACGCCGGGCCAAGGCGGGGAGCCGCTCCCGCAACAGTACTCTCACGTCCCTGTGTGTGCTCAGTCACTACCCTTTTTTCTCCACCTTCCGAGAGTGTCTGTATACCCTCAAGCGCCTGGTGGACTGCTGTAGTGAGCGCCTGCTGGGCAAGAAGCTGGGCATCCCTCGAGGTGTACAAAG GGACACCATGTGGCGGATCTTTACTGGATCGCTGCTGGTGGAGGAGAAGTCAAGTGCCCTTCTGCATGACCTTCGGGAGATTGAGGCCTGGATCTATCGATTGCTGCGCTCCCCAGTACCCGTCTCTGGGCAGAAGCGAGTAGACATCGAGGTCCTACCCCAAGAGCTCCAGCCAGCTCTGACCTTTGCTCTTCCAGACCCATCTCGATTCACCCTAGTGGATTTCCCACTGCACCTTCCCTTGGAACTTCTAGGTGTGGACGCCTGTCTCCAGGTGCTAACCTGCATTCTGTTAGAGCATAAG GTGGTGCTACAGTCTCGAGACTACAATGCACTCTCCATGTCTGTGATGGCATTCGTGGCAATGATCTATCCACTGGAGTATATGTTTCCTGTCATCCCGCTGCTTCCCACCTGCATGGCATCAGCAGAGCAG CTGCTGTTGGCTCCAACTCCGTACATCATTGGGGTTCCTGCCAGCTTCTTCCTCTACAAACTGGACTTCAAAATGCCTGATGATGTATGGCTAGTGGATCTGGACAGCAACAGG GTGATTGCCCCCACCAATGCAGAAGTGCTGCCTATTCTGCCAGAACCAGAGTCACTAGagctgaaaaagcatttaaagCAG GCCTTGGCCAGCATGAGCCTCAACACCCAGCCCATCCTCAATCTGGAGAAATTTCATGAGGGCCAGGAGATACCCCTTCTCTTGGGAAGGCCTTCTAATGACCTGCAGTCCACACCGTCCACTGAATTCAACCCGCTTATCTATGGCAACGATGTGGATTCTGTGGATGTTGCAACCAG GGTCGCCATGGTACGGTTCTTCAACTCTGCCAACGTGCTGCAGGGATTTCAGATGCACACACGTACCCTGCGCCTCTTCCCTCGGCCTGTGGTAGCTTTTCAAGCTGGCTCCTTTCTAGCCTCACGTCCCCGCCAGACTCCTTTTGCCGAGAAATTGGCCAGGACTCAAGCTGTGGAGTACTTTGGGGAATGGATCCTTAACCCCACCAACTATGCCTTTCAGCGAATTCACAACA ATATGTTTGATCCAGCCCTGATTGGTGACAAGCCGAAGTGGTATGCTCATCAGCTGCAGCCTATCCACTATCGCGTCTATGACAGCAATTCCCAGCTGGCTGAGGCCCTGAGTGTACCACCAGAGCGGGACTCTGACTCCGAACCTACTGATGATAG TGGCAGTGATAGTATGGATTATGACGATTCAAGCTCTTCTTACTCCTCCCTTGGTGACTTTGTCAGTGAAATGATGAAATGTGACATTAATGGTGATACTCCCA ATGTGGACCCTCTCACGCATGCAGCACTGGGGGATGCCAGCGAGGTGGAGATTGATGAGCTGCAGAATCAGAAGGAAGCAGAAGAGCCTGGCCTAGACAGTGAGAACTCTCAGGAAAACCCCCCACTGCGCTCCAGCTCCAGCACCACTGCCAGCAGCAGCCCCAGCACCATCATCCACGGAGCCAACTCT GAACCTGCTGACTCTACGGAGATGGATGATAAGGCAGCAGTAGGCGTCTCCAAGCCCCTCCCTTCCGTGCCTCCCAGCATTGGCAAGTCGAACGTGGACAGACGTCAGGCAGAAATTGGAGAGGGGTCAGTGCGCCGACGAATCTATGACAATCCATACTTCGAGCCCCAATATGGCTTTCCCCCTGAGGAAGATGAGGATGAGCAGGGGGAAAGTTACACTCCCCGATTCAGCCAACATGTCAGTGGCAATCG GGCTCAAAAGCTGCTGCGGCCCAACAGCTTGAGACTGGCAAGTGACTCAGATGCAGAGTCAGACTCTCGGGCAAGCTCTCCCAACTCCACCGTCTCCAACACCAGCACCGAGGGCTTCGGGGGCATCATGTCTTTTGCCA GCAGCCTCTATCGGAACCACAGTACCAGCTTCAGTCTTTCAAACCTCACACTGCCCACCAAAGGTGTCCGAGAGAAGGCCACACCCTTCCCCAGTCTGAAAG TATTTGGGCTAAATACTCTAATGGAGATTGTTACTGAAGCCGGCCCCGGGAGTGGTGAAG GAAACAGGAGGGCGTTAGTGGATCAGAAGTCATCTGTCATTAAACACAGCCCAACAGTGAAAAGAGAACCTCCATCACCCCAGGGTCGATCCAGCAATTCTAG TGAGAACCAGCAGTTCCTGAAGGAGGTGGTACACAACGTGCTGGACGGCCAGGGAGTTGGCTGGCTCAACATGAAAAAGGTGCGCCGGCTCCTGGAGAGCGAGCAACTGCGAGTCTTTGTCCTGAGCAAGCTGAACCGTACGGTGCAGTCAGAGGACGATGCCCGGCAGGACATTATCCCGGATGTG GAGGTCAGTCGGAAGGTGTACAAGGGAATGTTAGACCTCCTCAAGTGTACAATCCTCAGCCTGGAGCAGTCCTATGCTCATGCGGGTCTGGGTGGCATGGCCAGCATCTTTGGGCTTCTGGAGATCGCCCAGACCCACTACTATAGTAAAG aacCAGACAAGCGGAAGAGAAGTCCAACAGAAAGTGTAAATACCCCAGTTGGCAAGGATCCTGGCCTAGCTGGGCGGGGGGACCCAAAGGCTATGGCACAGCTGAGAGTTCCCCAGGTGGGACCTCGGGCACCAAGTGCCACAGGAAAGGGTCCTAAGGAACTGGACACCAGAagtttaaaggaagaaaattttataGCGTCTATTG AATTGTGGAACAAGCACCAGGAAGTGAAAAAGCAAAAAGCTTTGGAAAAACAGA GGCCTGAAGTAATCAAACCTGTCTTTGACCTTGGTGAGACAGAGGAGAAAAAGTCCCAGATCAGCGCAGACAGTGGTGTGAGCCTGACGTCTAGTTCCCAG AGGACTGATCAAGACTCTGTCATCAGCGTGAGTCCAGCTGTTATGATCCGCAGCTCAAGTCAGGATTCTGAA gtGAGTAATAGCTCTGGAGAGACTCTTGGAGCTGACAGTGACTTAAGCAGCAATGCAGGTGACGGACCAGGTGGCGAGGGCAGTGTTCACCTGGCAAGCTCTCGGGGCACTTTGTCTGATAGTGAAATTGAGACCAACTCTGCTACAAGCACCATCTTT GGTAAAGCCCATAGCTTGAAGCCAAGCGTAAAGGAGAAGCTGGCAGGCAGCCCCATTCGCACTTCTGAAGATGTGAGCCAGCGAGTCTATCTCTATGAGGGACTCCTAG GAAGGGACAAAGGATCCATGTGGGACCAGTTAGAGGATGCAGCTATGGAGACCTTTTCTATAA GCAAAGAGCGTTCTACTTTATGGGACCAAATGCAATTCTGGGAAGATGCCTTCTTAGATGCTGTGATGTTGGAGAGAGAAGGCATGGGTATGGACCAGGGTCCCCAGGAAATGATCGACAG GTACCTGTCCCTGGGAGAACATGACCGGAAGCGCCTGGAAGATGATGAAGATCGCTTGCTGGCCACCCTTTTGCACAACCTCATCTCCTACATGCTGCTGATGAAG GTAAATAAGAATGACATCCGCAAGAAGGTGAGGCGCCTAATGGGAAAGTCGCACATTGGGCTTGTGTACAGCCAGCAAATCAATGAGGTGCTTGATCAGCTGGCGAACCTG AATGGACGCGATCTCTCTATCTGGTCCAGTGGCAGCCGGCATATGAAGAAGCAGACATTTGTGGTACATGCAGGGACAGATACAAATGGAGATATCTTTTTCATGGAG GTGTGCGATGACTGTGTGGTGTTGCGTAGTAACATCGGAACAGTATATGAGCGCTGGTGGTACGAGAAGCTCATCAACATGACCTACTGTCCCAAGACCAAGGTGTTGTGCTTGTGGCGTAGAAATGGCTCTGAGACCCAGCTCAACAAGTTCTATACTAAAAAG TGTCGGGAGCTGTACTACTGTGTGAAGGACAGCATGGAGCGCGCTGCCGCCCGACAGCAAAGCATCAAACCCG GACCTGAATTGGGTGGCGAGTTCCCTGTGCAGGACATGAAGACTGGTGAGGGTGGCCTGCTGCAGGTCACCCTGGAAGGGATCAACCTCAAGTTTATGCACAATCAG